A part of Pseudoalteromonas arctica A 37-1-2 genomic DNA contains:
- a CDS encoding CHASE2 domain-containing protein: MNRVEGIIYDSRLLLTLSETPRRIDETVVIIDIDEKSMQEQGRFPWSRSKVADLVTKLTDAGVIVIAFDIFFSEQEENPVTKIMSEIPDLSKKYTIPFAEITKQVDADTKLASALSKNDTVLGFLLIDEQLTNQNLPAKSSVIWANADHTNSQINQFPGAIVNIPQLQNATTGTGFINAHSDEDGFIRKAALINRVGNKLYPSLALEVARLYTLAENIETRSNILDGITLFEGIKFQDKWIQTDEYGQILIPYKGRAHSFPYYSATDILTKKIGLEELEGTVAFIGTSAIGLADLRSTPVGLQYPGVEVHANIFEGLMHPELLPSKPNWSLGASLLIIALTGSVLSFFSHGKSARFIIILSLTVTSVVIFLNVYLWSVQKISLPLLMPLLLIIILAGYYIIVGSIAEMKHSRKIKSMFDQYMPPERINQMILQGKSLSQKSERKNMTVLFADIRSFTSVSESMSPHQLSEYLNEYLTAITKIIFDNNGTIDKYVGDMVMAFWNAPLKDENHARHGVEAAMGMINGLTQINQLFAENNQPAIKIGIGLSTGDMNVGDMGSVYRKAYTVLGDTVNLGARVESLTKFYGVAILVTEETMKECPHIAFRLIDKVQVVGKTAAVQLFEPINFTDKLDEEQLNEVKKSQQAMTLFYNKNWPQALSLFKELHSTTVFSSDVYTIFIERIKGTDLQTLAKDWNGAFKHTKK, encoded by the coding sequence GTGAACCGCGTAGAAGGTATAATATACGACTCTCGGTTGTTACTAACACTTTCAGAGACGCCTAGGCGTATTGATGAAACCGTTGTAATAATTGATATCGATGAAAAGAGCATGCAAGAACAAGGACGCTTTCCTTGGAGTCGCTCAAAAGTAGCTGACCTTGTTACAAAGCTTACTGATGCAGGTGTTATTGTTATTGCATTCGATATATTTTTTTCTGAACAGGAAGAAAACCCTGTTACAAAAATTATGTCTGAAATTCCTGATTTATCAAAAAAGTACACCATCCCCTTTGCTGAAATTACTAAACAAGTCGATGCAGACACAAAACTAGCAAGCGCATTATCTAAAAATGATACTGTTCTTGGTTTTTTATTAATTGATGAACAACTCACTAATCAAAACTTGCCAGCTAAAAGCAGTGTTATATGGGCAAATGCGGATCATACTAATTCACAAATAAACCAGTTTCCTGGTGCTATTGTAAATATTCCACAGTTACAAAATGCTACAACGGGTACCGGTTTTATCAATGCACATAGCGATGAAGATGGCTTTATACGTAAAGCAGCTCTTATAAATCGAGTTGGCAATAAGCTCTACCCTTCTTTAGCACTTGAAGTTGCTCGACTTTATACCCTTGCTGAAAACATAGAAACCCGTTCCAATATATTAGATGGTATAACCTTATTCGAAGGTATAAAGTTTCAAGATAAGTGGATTCAAACTGATGAATATGGGCAAATATTAATTCCTTACAAAGGGCGTGCACATAGCTTCCCTTATTATTCGGCTACCGATATTTTGACCAAAAAAATTGGTTTAGAGGAATTAGAAGGCACAGTAGCCTTTATTGGCACATCGGCAATTGGACTCGCTGATTTAAGATCAACACCTGTTGGTTTACAGTATCCCGGTGTGGAGGTTCATGCCAATATATTTGAAGGATTAATGCACCCAGAGCTACTTCCCTCTAAACCTAATTGGTCACTGGGAGCAAGTTTACTCATCATTGCATTAACGGGTAGCGTACTGTCGTTTTTTAGCCACGGTAAGAGCGCACGTTTTATTATAATTTTGTCTCTTACAGTCACAAGTGTAGTTATATTTTTAAACGTTTATTTATGGTCAGTGCAAAAAATTAGTTTACCTTTATTAATGCCCCTTTTACTCATCATTATATTAGCGGGTTATTACATCATTGTTGGTTCTATCGCTGAAATGAAGCATAGCCGAAAAATAAAATCTATGTTTGACCAATATATGCCTCCTGAGCGTATAAACCAGATGATACTACAGGGTAAAAGTTTATCTCAAAAAAGTGAGCGAAAAAATATGACGGTGTTGTTTGCCGACATTCGTAGTTTCACTTCAGTATCAGAAAGTATGTCGCCTCATCAGTTAAGTGAATATTTAAACGAATATCTTACGGCTATTACCAAAATCATATTTGATAATAACGGGACTATTGATAAGTACGTAGGCGATATGGTGATGGCATTTTGGAATGCTCCACTAAAAGATGAAAACCACGCTCGCCATGGTGTTGAAGCCGCAATGGGTATGATTAACGGGTTAACGCAAATAAATCAGTTATTTGCAGAAAACAATCAGCCTGCAATAAAAATTGGTATCGGTTTAAGTACTGGCGATATGAATGTAGGTGATATGGGTTCGGTTTACCGTAAAGCCTATACAGTTCTTGGTGATACTGTTAATTTAGGTGCTAGAGTAGAAAGCTTGACCAAGTTTTATGGCGTAGCTATTCTTGTTACAGAAGAAACGATGAAGGAATGCCCTCATATTGCATTTCGTTTAATAGATAAAGTGCAAGTTGTCGGAAAAACAGCCGCTGTACAGTTGTTTGAACCTATAAACTTTACAGATAAGCTCGATGAAGAACAGTTAAATGAAGTTAAAAAATCACAGCAGGCCATGACGCTTTTTTATAATAAAAACTGGCCACAAGCGCTTAGCTTATTTAAAGAACTACACAGCACGACCGTATTTAGCTCTGACGTTTATACCATTTTTATCGAACGTATTAAGGGCACTGATTTGCAAACACTAGCTAAGGATTGGAATGGTGCCTTCAAACATACTAAAAAGTAG
- a CDS encoding MBL fold metallo-hydrolase, protein MKVEFFGVRGSMASAGSNTHIFGGNTSCVYIEQSNGKDLILDSGTGIVELGTRLLETQSPINILLTHNHWDHIQGFPFFKPIYQPNRDITITVGNVDDKKSQDAILKQMSGSYFPVCYQDLPASITLNTDLSSQKQFTLNGFLVSTAPLNHPGGGTAYCIKADDKKVAYVTDNELNPPEKANTSISEWVNFIEGADLLIHDAQFIDADLPLKHGWGHSTIDQVAELAIKASIKNVVIISHDPSRTDEQLLAIEKYLHTQYAQQVKIECGREGRVFEF, encoded by the coding sequence ATGAAAGTTGAATTTTTTGGTGTTAGAGGCTCAATGGCTTCAGCAGGAAGTAATACGCACATTTTTGGGGGAAATACCTCATGTGTGTACATTGAACAAAGTAACGGTAAAGATCTTATTTTAGACTCTGGTACCGGTATTGTAGAGCTCGGTACACGTTTACTAGAAACACAAAGTCCTATCAATATTTTGCTAACGCACAATCATTGGGACCATATTCAAGGGTTTCCTTTTTTTAAACCTATTTACCAACCCAACCGCGATATAACTATTACTGTGGGTAACGTTGATGATAAAAAAAGCCAAGATGCCATATTAAAGCAAATGAGTGGTTCGTACTTTCCGGTGTGTTATCAAGATTTACCTGCCAGCATTACGCTTAATACTGATTTATCGTCTCAAAAGCAATTTACACTTAATGGTTTTTTGGTTTCGACTGCTCCACTAAATCACCCTGGCGGTGGGACTGCTTATTGTATTAAAGCGGATGATAAAAAGGTGGCTTACGTTACCGACAATGAGCTAAATCCGCCAGAAAAAGCAAACACAAGTATTAGCGAATGGGTCAATTTTATTGAAGGCGCTGATTTACTAATTCATGATGCTCAATTTATAGATGCAGACTTGCCTCTTAAACATGGTTGGGGGCATAGCACCATAGATCAGGTGGCTGAGCTTGCGATAAAAGCGAGTATTAAAAATGTGGTTATTATTAGCCACGATCCATCAAGAACCGATGAACAGTTATTAGCTATAGAAAAATATTTACACACGCAGTACGCTCAACAGGTAAAAATAGAGTGCGGCCGAGAAGGACGAGTTTTTGAATTTTAG